In Paenibacillus sp. BIC5C1, a genomic segment contains:
- a CDS encoding macrolide 2'-phosphotransferase: MTKSNVNEHIEFQKELTTLAAKNGLHIAEESMKMNESGMDFRVAFATDEQGQQWILRQPRREDVWERAENERKVLEVVKSHLPVEVPVWRICTPELIAYPLLDGEPIAIVDPAGGGYAWRFAQESLSDDFFDSLAATLAALHNIDPDEAVKGGVRSKTPTEARKAFAANIEEIKQRFEVPDQLASRWEAWLTTDSYWPEHSTFNHGDLHPPHIIVDDAQQVTGLIDWTEAEIADPGKDFVIYYALFEEEGLRDLLNRYEKAGGRVWPRMLEHIREQWAAYPAIVAQFALITGEESNMEMAKGMLASWDVKRD, encoded by the coding sequence ATGACAAAATCGAACGTGAATGAGCATATAGAATTTCAAAAGGAACTAACAACTTTAGCTGCAAAGAACGGACTTCATATTGCTGAGGAATCCATGAAAATGAATGAATCCGGTATGGACTTTCGGGTAGCGTTTGCCACCGATGAACAGGGACAACAGTGGATACTGCGCCAGCCACGGCGTGAGGATGTATGGGAACGGGCTGAAAATGAGCGTAAGGTACTGGAGGTTGTAAAAAGCCATCTACCGGTAGAGGTACCGGTGTGGCGGATTTGTACGCCGGAACTGATCGCTTATCCTTTACTTGATGGAGAACCGATTGCGATCGTTGATCCGGCAGGGGGAGGGTACGCATGGCGATTTGCGCAGGAAAGCTTATCCGATGATTTCTTCGATTCGCTTGCTGCTACACTTGCCGCATTGCACAACATTGATCCTGATGAGGCGGTAAAGGGCGGCGTGCGCAGCAAGACGCCTACAGAAGCTCGTAAAGCTTTTGCAGCCAATATTGAAGAGATCAAACAAAGATTTGAGGTGCCGGATCAACTGGCCAGTCGGTGGGAAGCGTGGCTGACGACGGACAGCTATTGGCCTGAACATTCGACGTTCAATCACGGTGATCTGCATCCTCCGCATATTATCGTCGACGATGCCCAGCAGGTTACCGGGCTGATTGATTGGACGGAGGCGGAGATTGCAGACCCGGGTAAGGATTTTGTTATCTATTATGCGCTCTTCGAAGAGGAGGGCTTGCGGGATTTGCTCAATCGCTATGAGAAGGCAGGGGGAAGGGTGTGGCCTCGGATGTTAGAGCATATTCGGGAGCAGTGGGCGGCATACCCGGCAATCGTTGCTCAGTTTGCGTTAATCACCGGCGAAGAATCCAATATGGAAATGGCGAAAGGCATGCTTGCGAGCTGGGACGTTAAGCGGGATTAA
- a CDS encoding DEAD/DEAH box helicase: MSKQQFKDYGLGEEIVKALDSLGYETPTEVQTKVIPVALENKDLVVKSQTGSGKTAAYGIPVCELVDWNENKPQALILTPTRELALQVNEDITNIGRFKRIKATALYGQSPFHVQKAELKQRTHVAVGTPGRVLDHIERGTLPLDRISYLVIDEADEMLNMGFIETVQSIIQALPSERVTMLFSATFPEDVAKLSRKYMNNPVEIEIKASGLTTATIEHAVIHVPEVNKTALLQDLFIVENPDSCIVFCRTQENVDKLFRVMADLDYPADRIHGGMEQDERIEVMNAFRRGQFRYLIATDVAARGIDITNITHVINYDIPLEKEGYVHRTGRTGRAGKTGKAFTLVTPKDGRRLAEIESYIGFAIPVVKAPSEEAVDRRREEFEKRLKIVPERKKDKREQLNQQIMKLNFNGGKKKKLRAVDFVGTIAKIEGVTADDIGIITILDNVTDVEILNGKGPLVLEVMQTTTIKRMQLKVRKGHK, translated from the coding sequence ATGAGTAAGCAACAATTTAAAGATTATGGACTTGGCGAAGAAATCGTAAAAGCGCTGGATAGCCTTGGGTATGAAACCCCAACGGAGGTTCAAACCAAAGTAATTCCAGTAGCCCTTGAAAATAAAGATCTTGTGGTTAAATCCCAAACAGGCAGCGGGAAAACAGCCGCCTACGGCATTCCAGTCTGTGAGCTGGTAGATTGGAACGAAAATAAACCGCAGGCTTTGATTCTCACGCCAACCCGCGAGTTGGCTTTGCAAGTGAACGAAGATATTACCAATATCGGACGCTTTAAGCGTATTAAAGCAACCGCACTATACGGTCAGTCTCCTTTTCATGTTCAAAAAGCCGAATTAAAACAAAGAACGCATGTCGCTGTAGGCACACCGGGACGGGTACTGGACCATATCGAACGCGGCACCCTGCCGCTGGATCGGATCTCATACCTTGTCATTGACGAGGCGGATGAGATGCTGAATATGGGCTTCATCGAGACGGTGCAATCCATTATTCAAGCACTGCCTAGCGAGCGAGTGACGATGTTATTTTCCGCGACGTTCCCTGAAGATGTAGCCAAGCTGTCACGTAAATACATGAACAATCCGGTCGAGATTGAGATCAAAGCAAGTGGTCTTACAACAGCCACGATTGAACATGCCGTGATTCACGTGCCAGAGGTGAACAAAACAGCACTGCTTCAGGACTTGTTCATTGTTGAAAATCCAGATAGCTGTATCGTGTTCTGTCGTACGCAGGAGAACGTGGATAAACTGTTCCGGGTCATGGCTGACCTCGATTATCCAGCGGATCGCATCCACGGAGGCATGGAACAAGATGAGCGCATCGAAGTGATGAATGCATTCAGAAGAGGACAATTCCGTTATCTGATTGCAACAGATGTAGCCGCGCGCGGGATTGATATCACGAATATTACCCATGTCATCAACTACGATATCCCTTTGGAAAAAGAAGGATATGTTCACCGTACAGGTCGTACGGGTCGCGCAGGGAAAACAGGCAAAGCCTTTACCTTGGTTACCCCGAAGGATGGGAGACGTCTGGCCGAGATCGAATCTTATATCGGATTTGCAATTCCTGTCGTGAAAGCTCCTTCCGAGGAAGCTGTTGACCGTCGTCGGGAAGAGTTCGAGAAGCGTTTGAAGATCGTGCCTGAACGCAAAAAGGACAAGCGTGAACAGTTGAACCAACAGATCATGAAGCTGAACTTCAACGGAGGCAAGAAAAAGAAACTCCGTGCGGTAGACTTCGTGGGCACCATCGCCAAGATTGAAGGCGTCACTGCAGACGACATCGGGATTATTACCATTCTGGATAATGTAACCGATGTGGAAATTCTGAATGGCAAAGGCCCGCTCGTGCTTGAGGTTATGCAAACTACAACGATAAAACGTATGCAGCTCAAGGTTCGCAAAGGTCATAAATAG
- a CDS encoding AbfB domain-containing protein, translating into MFGLHPERTSAASVNITNGSDWLDTAGNPIQANSGNILKVGSTYYWYGEHAVSGKFDSVNVYTSTDLKNWTFSNAILTKDSATELASSKIERPKVIYNAATKQYVLWAHYENGTDYNLGRVAVATSSTPNGKFTYEGSFRPLDYESRDMTVFVDTDGTGYLITASRKNGGANDTMAIFKMNASYTGVESFVGWQFENAYREAPAVVKKGNRYYLFTSQAAGWYPNQGAYATASSMTGTWSALTPYGNPSAFGSQIHDIATITGSSTTSYIYMGDRWNPLNLGEHKHIWLPLTLNDSNGTASLEWYKEWNIDAVTGTVTPPSLVNHAQGRTATAISTASGSSVSNVNDGNYQTSWAASSNTWPAWWQVDFGAPKTITEIDISWFMYKGSEGYYKYKIEISNDGVNYSTLDRTTNTTYGFTTDAVHFTARYVRINMVNAVLWNNPGNWYTPTLHEVKMLGPATPDATNYSRFSSFNYPDRYIRHSNFTARIDANVSPVLDSQLRVVPGLASSTGISLESINFPGYFLKRNASNKIVLEAYTDTDTYKGDATFLSSPGWADSTKVSLQSYSQPGYYIRHYNYVLQLDAINASSSATVKGDATFGRTDF; encoded by the coding sequence ATGTTTGGCCTTCATCCCGAACGGACCAGCGCGGCAAGCGTGAACATCACCAACGGTTCCGATTGGCTGGATACCGCTGGCAACCCCATTCAGGCCAATAGCGGAAACATTCTGAAAGTCGGCAGTACGTATTATTGGTACGGCGAGCATGCGGTCAGCGGCAAGTTTGACAGCGTTAATGTCTATACTTCCACCGATCTGAAGAACTGGACGTTCAGCAATGCTATTCTGACCAAGGATTCAGCCACCGAGCTGGCCTCCAGCAAAATCGAACGTCCCAAAGTCATCTACAACGCCGCCACAAAGCAGTATGTGTTATGGGCACATTACGAGAACGGTACAGATTACAATCTGGGGCGGGTTGCGGTAGCAACGAGTAGCACACCAAACGGTAAATTCACGTATGAGGGAAGTTTTCGACCTTTGGATTATGAGTCACGCGACATGACTGTTTTCGTAGATACAGACGGTACAGGTTATCTGATCACAGCATCCCGCAAGAATGGCGGAGCCAATGATACCATGGCTATTTTTAAAATGAACGCCAGCTATACCGGTGTGGAATCCTTTGTGGGTTGGCAATTCGAGAACGCCTATCGTGAAGCTCCTGCCGTTGTGAAAAAGGGCAATCGCTACTACCTCTTCACCTCCCAGGCTGCTGGCTGGTATCCGAATCAGGGCGCGTATGCAACCGCATCGTCCATGACAGGCACGTGGTCCGCTCTTACACCTTATGGAAACCCATCGGCCTTCGGCTCCCAGATCCATGATATTGCTACGATTACAGGCAGCAGCACCACATCCTATATTTATATGGGCGACCGATGGAATCCACTCAATCTTGGTGAACATAAGCATATCTGGCTTCCTTTAACCCTGAATGATTCAAATGGAACCGCCTCACTGGAGTGGTACAAAGAGTGGAATATCGATGCTGTAACAGGCACGGTAACGCCCCCTTCTCTTGTTAATCACGCCCAAGGCAGAACAGCTACCGCCATCTCCACAGCCTCCGGCTCATCTGTATCCAATGTTAACGATGGCAACTATCAGACTTCTTGGGCAGCATCGTCCAATACTTGGCCAGCTTGGTGGCAGGTCGATTTCGGTGCACCGAAGACCATCACGGAGATCGATATCTCCTGGTTTATGTATAAAGGATCTGAGGGCTATTATAAGTACAAAATTGAGATCAGCAACGATGGCGTCAACTACTCCACCCTGGATCGAACCACTAATACCACCTATGGGTTTACGACCGACGCTGTACATTTTACCGCCCGTTATGTACGGATCAATATGGTCAACGCTGTCCTGTGGAACAATCCGGGTAACTGGTACACCCCAACCCTGCATGAGGTCAAAATGTTAGGCCCAGCAACACCTGATGCGACAAATTACAGCCGATTTAGTTCCTTCAATTATCCGGATCGGTACATCCGTCATTCCAACTTCACTGCACGGATCGACGCCAACGTCTCACCTGTACTGGATTCCCAGTTGCGCGTTGTACCCGGCTTGGCCAGCTCTACAGGCATCTCACTGGAGTCCATCAACTTCCCTGGCTATTTCCTGAAACGCAATGCCAGCAACAAAATCGTACTTGAAGCGTACACGGATACCGACACCTACAAAGGAGATGCCACTTTCCTGAGCAGCCCCGGCTGGGCTGACAGCACCAAAGTATCGCTCCAATCGTACAGCCAGCCCGGATATTACATCCGGCATTACAACTATGTATTGCAGCTGGATGCCATCAATGCCTCCAGCAGCGCAACGGTGAAGGGTGACGCCACGTTTGGGCGAACTGATTTCTAA
- a CDS encoding GNAT family N-acetyltransferase, which yields MSTYEVIPMMYNSREQINAIILLEQQCKQLDSIHLKADLDHISKKDGDHALLCYRDGNLVGLLSWYPSDGVIGNINAIVHPHERRQGVFRRLLNFATAEMKIAGIRQLSYRVPNNSPSGLGTVQSLGAVHDRSEYAMQLVNEAFSAVQSSDLTLSVAEDQDFEFMITCSAQAFGNSEEWTRNYFTETDEPSRVTYIAWKNELPVGLVRINVINETTAFIHNFCILPVYQGKRLGRTVLGALVELLMKQHYTVIRLSVVTDNDRALNLYRSVGFEVHSEYQYFSGSL from the coding sequence ATGTCAACGTATGAAGTCATTCCCATGATGTATAATTCCAGGGAACAGATTAACGCGATTATTTTGCTTGAACAACAGTGTAAACAACTGGATTCCATTCACCTGAAAGCAGACCTTGACCATATTAGCAAAAAAGACGGAGATCACGCGCTACTCTGTTACCGTGATGGTAATTTGGTCGGACTCCTTAGCTGGTATCCCTCGGACGGCGTAATTGGAAACATTAATGCCATCGTACATCCGCACGAACGCCGCCAAGGTGTGTTCCGCCGTTTGCTAAATTTTGCTACCGCGGAAATGAAAATAGCAGGCATTAGGCAGCTTAGTTATCGCGTCCCGAACAATTCACCTTCGGGTCTAGGAACTGTTCAATCCCTTGGGGCCGTTCATGATCGGTCAGAGTACGCGATGCAGCTTGTGAACGAAGCCTTTTCGGCTGTACAATCTTCCGATTTGACTTTGTCAGTGGCGGAAGACCAGGACTTCGAATTTATGATCACATGCTCCGCCCAAGCATTTGGAAATTCCGAGGAATGGACACGCAACTATTTTACAGAAACCGATGAACCTAGCCGGGTCACGTATATTGCATGGAAGAACGAATTGCCTGTAGGGCTTGTCCGAATTAACGTTATCAATGAGACCACGGCCTTTATTCATAATTTTTGTATTCTGCCTGTTTATCAGGGCAAAAGGTTGGGCCGTACTGTCCTTGGCGCTTTAGTGGAACTTCTTATGAAACAACACTATACGGTTATTCGCTTGTCTGTAGTTACGGATAACGACCGTGCCTTGAATTTGTATCGCAGTGTTGGATTTGAGGTGCATTCCGAGTATCAATATTTCAGTGGATCTTTATAA
- a CDS encoding class I SAM-dependent methyltransferase translates to MEWLSFLKQYIQGPRWIGAIAPSSKYLAAKMVKDIAFDRASCIVEYGPGTGVFTEMLLANMQPGTVLILIENNARFCQLLRKKYNHLPNVHIIHDSAVHVDLHIRQYGLNKVDYIVSGLPFASLPAEVSLDILTKSRQHLKQDGKFITFQYTLLKRSLLKQFFGDVSMTRVYRNLPPAYVFSCGI, encoded by the coding sequence ATGGAGTGGTTATCCTTCTTGAAGCAATACATCCAGGGTCCCCGATGGATTGGGGCAATTGCCCCCAGCTCAAAATATCTGGCAGCTAAAATGGTGAAAGACATCGCATTTGACCGTGCATCATGCATTGTGGAGTATGGGCCGGGCACGGGGGTGTTTACGGAAATGCTGCTTGCGAACATGCAGCCGGGGACGGTCCTGATCCTGATTGAGAACAACGCCCGCTTCTGCCAGTTGCTTCGCAAAAAGTACAATCATCTTCCGAATGTACACATCATTCATGATTCTGCCGTGCATGTCGATCTGCACATACGACAATATGGACTGAACAAGGTTGATTACATTGTATCCGGACTGCCTTTTGCGAGTCTGCCTGCCGAGGTATCACTGGACATTTTAACGAAATCAAGACAGCACCTGAAGCAGGATGGCAAGTTTATTACTTTTCAATATACGTTGCTCAAACGGAGCCTGCTCAAGCAGTTTTTCGGAGACGTAAGCATGACAAGAGTGTACCGTAACCTGCCGCCTGCTTATGTATTCAGTTGTGGGATATGA
- a CDS encoding IS110 family transposase, with the protein MEPVVGVDVAKGSSVVQAFRKRNEPYGKAVEIIHEKNGFERFSVMLDTLQAETGLAPVVVLEATGHYHRALVSYLERSGYTYYMVNPLQSKRAKGAQLRKVKTDALDAWHLAEMYYRGDVKPHRTWDETYTELQHLTRQHEFVTGIFVQAKLNSRALLEQVFPRYEGLFSNVFSVTSLTILARCLEEGTADWIEIIQGGTRKSRSQQWAIEKVGKLEEMLCDWKKTRRSPSQSQALLGMVTLLLTIIGQLEGLEKQMEEIAASLPEVELVKSIPGIGMKLAAAIVAELGDVKQFSDAKQLVAFAGLDPGIFSSGKFTATSTRITKRGSKRLRRSLYLAVQCGMRKNANARIHSYYEKKRNEGKPYKVVVIACANKLLHHIFAILQKGQPYQA; encoded by the coding sequence ATGGAACCTGTTGTCGGTGTGGATGTTGCCAAAGGTTCGAGTGTAGTTCAAGCGTTTAGGAAGAGAAATGAACCGTATGGCAAAGCAGTAGAGATTATACATGAAAAGAATGGATTCGAACGTTTCTCGGTCATGCTAGACACGCTTCAGGCCGAAACGGGCTTGGCGCCCGTGGTGGTTCTGGAAGCGACAGGGCATTACCATCGCGCATTGGTTTCGTACTTGGAACGAAGTGGCTACACCTACTATATGGTGAATCCGTTGCAGTCCAAACGAGCCAAGGGAGCCCAGCTACGCAAAGTCAAAACGGATGCACTGGATGCTTGGCATCTGGCAGAGATGTACTACCGTGGCGACGTGAAGCCGCACCGGACCTGGGATGAGACGTATACGGAGTTGCAACATTTGACACGGCAGCATGAATTCGTTACAGGAATCTTTGTGCAGGCAAAACTGAACAGTAGAGCCCTATTGGAGCAAGTGTTTCCGAGGTACGAAGGGTTATTTTCGAATGTGTTTTCGGTAACGTCATTGACGATACTAGCCCGTTGTTTAGAGGAAGGTACAGCGGATTGGATTGAAATTATTCAAGGAGGCACACGAAAATCTCGTTCCCAGCAGTGGGCGATTGAAAAAGTCGGAAAACTGGAGGAAATGCTGTGTGACTGGAAAAAAACTCGGCGTAGTCCGTCTCAAAGCCAGGCTCTTCTCGGGATGGTCACGTTATTGCTGACAATAATCGGGCAACTGGAGGGGCTCGAAAAGCAAATGGAGGAAATAGCGGCAAGCCTACCCGAAGTTGAACTTGTGAAAAGCATCCCGGGAATTGGAATGAAATTGGCGGCAGCTATTGTAGCTGAACTAGGTGATGTAAAACAGTTTAGTGATGCGAAGCAACTTGTGGCGTTTGCAGGCCTTGACCCAGGGATTTTCAGTTCAGGAAAGTTCACAGCGACCAGTACACGAATCACGAAACGAGGCTCTAAAAGGCTCAGACGATCGCTGTATTTAGCGGTGCAATGCGGAATGCGGAAGAATGCAAATGCAAGAATCCATTCGTACTACGAGAAAAAAAGAAACGAGGGCAAGCCCTACAAGGTGGTTGTGATCGCTTGCGCGAACAAGCTGTTGCATCACATTTTCGCCATCTTGCAGAAGGGGCAGCCCTACCAAGCGTAA
- a CDS encoding GNAT family N-acetyltransferase, whose amino-acid sequence MKIEVQLAHNHEAYIIKNMYPLYLHDLSGHYGLKTEHTPNQHGIFEMGDDYKTLQDQYDVQNIWWEKPNVLYTFLIRVDGVPAGFVFVATALHCSADTDFFVHEFFLMQPFRGVGIAEYAAKEVFQRYRGRWELFTNPSEKNKVGQHFWRKTVSNYTQGNYVELQDQTHDGEKLIFRFSNR is encoded by the coding sequence ATGAAAATTGAAGTACAGTTAGCGCATAACCATGAGGCATATATCATCAAAAACATGTATCCTCTATACCTTCATGATTTATCCGGACATTATGGGCTGAAAACAGAACACACTCCGAATCAACATGGGATTTTCGAAATGGGTGATGATTACAAAACGTTGCAGGATCAATATGATGTCCAGAACATATGGTGGGAAAAACCGAACGTTCTCTATACATTTTTGATTAGAGTAGATGGCGTACCAGCAGGTTTTGTATTTGTGGCTACTGCGCTGCATTGTTCGGCAGACACCGATTTCTTTGTACATGAATTCTTTCTAATGCAGCCATTCAGAGGTGTGGGGATTGCAGAGTACGCTGCAAAAGAGGTATTCCAGAGATATCGGGGCCGATGGGAGTTGTTCACGAATCCTTCGGAGAAAAATAAAGTGGGTCAACACTTTTGGCGAAAGACTGTATCGAACTATACCCAGGGAAACTATGTGGAGCTCCAGGACCAAACGCATGATGGAGAAAAATTGATCTTCAGATTTTCAAACCGTTAA
- a CDS encoding CD3324 family protein, with translation MKYVNADTVFPESLLKEIQRHIPGGLVYIPKPKEAHQKWGENSGSRLILKQRNDEIRQLFAAGRSIDQLIEQFCLSIDSIKKIVYSKK, from the coding sequence ATGAAATATGTTAATGCAGATACGGTCTTTCCTGAATCATTGCTAAAGGAGATCCAGCGCCATATCCCTGGTGGGTTGGTGTATATCCCCAAACCGAAGGAAGCCCATCAAAAGTGGGGCGAAAATTCGGGCAGTAGGTTGATTTTGAAGCAAAGGAACGATGAGATTCGCCAGCTATTCGCTGCGGGCAGGTCCATTGACCAACTTATAGAGCAATTTTGTTTGTCCATCGACAGTATCAAGAAAATTGTATATTCCAAAAAGTGA
- a CDS encoding YafY family protein, with protein MNNRKLALMRLMDSRKKFTARELAERFQVSIRTIQRDLNDLQELGFPLYTEVGVNGGYRVLPNRILPPLQLTQHEALGLFMMIEYLENVPDFPYGSIREHLAEEYYSTLPQDVQDLITRMRQHSTFLQHHVVQVEALTTEILGAAVDKREIEFIYHSRQGHKKVQVIPIGIYYDHGYWYMPARRKDRVLLYRVDRMQELVMLDSIDESVPSLQEWLNYKENRESVEVVLQFTDFGARLAGSDVLFKSVEGNEWRGLVPPEEFPFTARKLLSYGPEVKVIEPLELQQQVREMLERSLNQY; from the coding sequence ATGAATAATCGAAAACTCGCATTAATGAGACTCATGGATTCGAGAAAGAAATTTACGGCTCGTGAATTAGCGGAGCGTTTTCAGGTGTCGATCCGTACGATCCAGCGAGATCTGAATGATCTGCAGGAGCTGGGCTTTCCGTTATATACGGAGGTTGGAGTGAACGGGGGTTACCGAGTGCTTCCTAATCGGATTTTGCCACCTCTTCAACTCACACAGCATGAGGCGTTGGGTTTGTTTATGATGATTGAATATTTGGAGAACGTTCCGGATTTTCCGTACGGATCGATTCGTGAGCATCTCGCCGAGGAATATTATTCAACTTTACCTCAGGATGTACAGGATCTAATTACACGGATGAGGCAGCACAGTACGTTCCTACAACATCATGTTGTGCAGGTCGAGGCATTAACAACAGAGATATTAGGCGCAGCAGTAGATAAAAGAGAGATTGAATTTATATATCATTCCCGGCAGGGACATAAAAAAGTACAGGTCATTCCTATCGGCATCTATTACGATCACGGGTATTGGTATATGCCGGCCCGGAGGAAGGATCGGGTGCTGTTGTATCGTGTGGATCGCATGCAGGAGCTGGTTATGCTGGATTCCATCGACGAGTCGGTTCCTAGTTTGCAAGAGTGGCTGAATTATAAGGAAAATAGAGAAAGCGTGGAAGTCGTACTGCAATTCACGGATTTTGGAGCAAGACTGGCAGGATCAGATGTACTGTTCAAGTCGGTTGAAGGTAATGAATGGCGAGGACTTGTCCCACCTGAAGAGTTTCCTTTTACAGCGCGGAAGCTGCTCTCCTACGGACCAGAAGTGAAGGTGATTGAGCCGCTGGAGCTGCAACAACAAGTGAGAGAGATGCTGGAACGAAGTCTGAACCAGTACTGA
- a CDS encoding dihydrofolate reductase family protein yields MSTNKVVLYIAMSLDGYIARPDGSVDWLFDVEGDGGDNGYGKFYSTIGSVVMGRLTYKEVLKLSEDFPYADRPTYVLSRSKQAPAPHVQFTDEAVENLIPRLKQDSSGDIWIVGGGQLVQAVLEQQLLDEVEIAIIPKVLGEGIPLFPIGTVPTHFKMIHTYTLGQIISIRYQVQGN; encoded by the coding sequence ATGTCTACCAATAAAGTTGTGCTTTACATTGCAATGAGTCTGGATGGGTACATTGCAAGACCGGATGGTTCGGTGGATTGGCTGTTCGATGTGGAAGGCGATGGTGGGGATAACGGGTATGGCAAGTTCTATTCAACGATTGGATCGGTGGTTATGGGACGTCTTACGTATAAAGAGGTTCTCAAGCTGTCAGAGGATTTCCCCTATGCGGATCGCCCAACGTATGTACTTTCCCGTTCCAAACAAGCCCCTGCACCACATGTACAATTTACGGACGAGGCTGTGGAGAATCTGATTCCTCGCTTGAAGCAGGACTCCAGCGGTGACATTTGGATTGTTGGCGGAGGCCAGCTGGTGCAAGCCGTTCTGGAACAACAACTGCTCGATGAGGTTGAGATTGCCATTATCCCGAAGGTTCTTGGTGAAGGAATTCCCCTATTTCCAATAGGAACGGTACCAACTCATTTCAAAATGATTCATACGTACACGCTGGGACAGATCATTTCTATTCGCTATCAGGTACAAGGGAATTAA
- a CDS encoding SGNH/GDSL hydrolase family protein, producing MGVNESLQSYALSDVSNLKVHGRTTGQLAPLTLFWTGSAVELNVKGSELWVEIESDYDLYEPWISVLINGVPVSRQMLTAGRYWICVFRGMNENVVKNVRIVKDVQAMSGDPGCSLQIHALKSDGVFVPVEERPYKIEFIGDSITSGEGAIGAKAEEDWIPMWFSAIHNYTAMTAEALNAEYRVISQSGWGVLTSWDNNPNGNIPAYYEQICGLVTGDKNEALGAGDKHDFNSWQPDVVVVNLGSNDGGAFQTPEWQDPVTGKIYKQRLNEDGTYHEEDLAAFENAATRFLIQLRKNNPEAHLVWAYGMLGFPMMPAIYRAVHTYTKQAGDTKVSVIQLPNTTEETVGARSHPGELSHRRTADALAEYLRGILK from the coding sequence GTGGGAGTTAATGAGAGTTTACAATCGTATGCGTTGTCTGATGTCAGCAATCTCAAAGTACATGGCAGAACAACAGGACAGCTTGCGCCCTTAACCCTGTTTTGGACCGGAAGTGCGGTTGAACTTAATGTAAAAGGCTCTGAGTTGTGGGTGGAGATCGAGTCCGATTATGACTTGTATGAACCTTGGATTAGCGTTCTGATTAACGGTGTCCCGGTGAGCAGACAGATGTTAACCGCGGGAAGGTATTGGATCTGTGTATTCCGAGGCATGAACGAGAATGTGGTGAAAAATGTACGTATCGTCAAAGATGTGCAGGCCATGAGTGGAGATCCAGGTTGTTCCCTGCAAATTCATGCGTTGAAATCGGATGGTGTCTTCGTACCTGTAGAGGAGAGACCGTACAAAATTGAATTTATCGGCGACAGTATTACATCAGGAGAAGGCGCGATCGGTGCTAAAGCGGAAGAAGATTGGATTCCGATGTGGTTCAGTGCCATACATAATTATACGGCTATGACAGCAGAAGCACTGAATGCAGAATACCGCGTCATCTCGCAGAGCGGTTGGGGTGTGCTGACGAGTTGGGATAACAATCCGAATGGGAACATCCCTGCTTATTACGAGCAAATCTGTGGATTGGTGACCGGAGATAAGAACGAAGCACTTGGTGCAGGGGACAAGCATGATTTCAATTCCTGGCAGCCAGATGTAGTGGTGGTTAATCTGGGAAGCAATGATGGAGGAGCCTTTCAAACCCCGGAGTGGCAGGACCCCGTTACCGGAAAGATTTATAAGCAACGCCTGAACGAAGATGGGACTTATCATGAAGAGGATCTGGCTGCTTTTGAGAATGCCGCGACCCGATTCCTAATTCAACTTCGTAAAAACAACCCAGAAGCACATCTCGTATGGGCATACGGCATGCTTGGATTCCCAATGATGCCAGCGATCTATCGTGCTGTGCACACTTATACGAAACAGGCTGGAGATACGAAAGTTTCGGTGATACAGCTCCCCAATACGACCGAGGAGACGGTAGGCGCCAGAAGTCATCCGGGTGAGTTATCTCATCGAAGGACTGCTGATGCGTTAGCGGAATATCTAAGGGGAATTTTGAAATAA
- a CDS encoding SRPBCC family protein gives MIADLKRAPNGTTACFERHWKHAAEDVWSFLTENEKLAKWFSELEVTDLREGGSIKFNMPDGTFKELDIIELIPGSVLEYTWAEDRVRFELYPEPNGCRLLLIETIHHMTSHTPKDLAGWHVCLNVIEALLDGRTLESREAEWKIWYEKYQKHVDYFLKI, from the coding sequence ATGATTGCAGATTTGAAGCGAGCACCGAATGGCACAACAGCCTGTTTCGAACGTCATTGGAAGCACGCTGCGGAGGATGTATGGTCCTTTTTGACGGAAAACGAAAAGCTTGCAAAATGGTTCTCCGAACTAGAAGTAACGGACCTTCGGGAAGGTGGAAGCATCAAGTTTAATATGCCGGATGGTACCTTCAAGGAACTCGACATTATCGAGCTTATCCCTGGATCTGTTCTAGAATACACTTGGGCTGAAGACCGGGTCCGATTTGAGCTGTATCCAGAGCCGAATGGGTGTCGTCTGCTGCTGATCGAAACCATTCATCATATGACAAGCCATACACCTAAAGATCTAGCGGGATGGCATGTCTGCCTGAACGTCATTGAGGCATTGCTGGATGGCCGTACATTGGAATCGCGTGAAGCAGAATGGAAAATCTGGTACGAGAAGTACCAGAAGCATGTGGATTATTTTCTCAAAATCTAG